A window from Plasmodium cynomolgi strain B DNA, chromosome 7, whole genome shotgun sequence encodes these proteins:
- a CDS encoding hypothetical protein (putative) codes for DADYLFALKLNEALNGCAEPPSVENENHIRSGSHARSAHRNEDAEDDVRKPDNSYVECLLGDNNYMPFCVNYNVGSDNMNQNPLSPSGRNRRSGHYVDHDEGGHMYGPYNLRSRNNRVNAFHSSNQSSGNSDRRYAPHFNSSHEPINISLSSDDEEGEDEVKNPAGKNYVSQDDGLRSSSEVFYVHDGNLSLTPRQSNPSGQSNLGRPFSTSGEDSKDEVTIVEGLKQERFSDKGVYHPEEGNPDVCIQARKGKGGEIHRIMGSANNFAFQSVGAQGGEGPRGGHYTNCGAGLQGSKCTMQKSVRDLCDVYNDHFGFTSRGAFSPVRSAATEVGHPLREGGYYPSGNNTVRRNCVDESLRDDYSREERYYVHYEPMILSRKEKEKNKSTFGGVCDVDAYGERVDNGPVFLSRGKNRNGGGEGEGEGEEERDRDRERGRERGTERGRDRIKIADGEYYKAHVQDSNDVIPLEGKDLIGGAPSSYKARAKKSRREVKDITQVQSIHSDEGLSRQMAPLDGAPKMVQLDGAPKMVQLDDAPKMAPLDGAPKMAYTLRSSRKHPTNEKIEDPYCCKGESYEAQNGRGLEGAPEEGFVLFKTGLERRSGPHEGSDPHEGNNPTMGACNNGWYPKSGRTYADMGRNITQGESSQFNMLHFEKGNNPVERSVNDYVVRNALLDMDDSAQVFAEMASRCAPVEKSGRLPFESLHHGEVPSVGAIAAEGGLHSRTKEQHPELFSGNHFKTSGRAFTRNRLEDDMNMEGSVKEIPVGCVIM; via the exons GATGCTGACTACCTGTTCGCCCTGAAGCTGAATGAGGCCTTGAATGGATGCGCTGAACCCCCCAGCGTGGAGAACGAAAATCACATTAGGAGTGGAAGCCATGCAAGGAGTGCACACAGGAACGAAGATGCAGAGGACGATGTTAGGAAGCCGGACAACTCTTATGTAGAATGCCTCCTTGGGGATAATAACTACATGCCGTTTTGTGTAAATTACAACGTAGGGAGTGACAATATGAATCAGAACCCACTATCCCCCAGTGGAAGGAATAGGAGGAGTGGCCATTACGTAGACCATGACGAAGGAGGTCATATGTACGGGCCGTACAACCTTCGTAGCAGGAACAACCGAGTCAATGCCTTCCATAGTAGTAACCAAAGCAGCGGTAACAGTGATAGGCGCTACGCACCCCATTTTAACAGCTCACATGAACCgattaatatttctttgaGCTCAGATgatgaggaaggagaagatgaagtaaaaaatccagcaggaaaaaattacgtaTCGCAGGACGATGGGCTAAGAAGCAGTAGCGAGGTTTTCTACGTTCATGATGGAAATTTATCTTTGACGCCAAGACAGAGTAATCCAAGTGGGCAAAGCAATTTGGGTAGACCATTTTCCACCTCAGGGGAAGACTCAAAGGATGAAGTAACCATCGTTGAGGGGTTGAAACAGGAGCGTTTTTCCGACAAGGGGGTCTACCATCCTGAAGAAGGGAACCCTGATGTGTGTATTCAGGCACgtaaaggaaaaggaggagaaatacACAGGATAATGGGAAgtgcaaataattttgcttttcaatCTGTAGGGGCACAAGGTGGTGAAGGTCCACGAGGAGGACATTATACGAACTGTGGAGCAGGTCTTCAAGGATCCAAATGCACAATGCAGAAGTCCGTCCGTGATCTGTGCGACGTTTATAATGACCACTTTGGTTTCACCAGTAGGGGGGCATTTAGTCCTGTCCGAAGTGCAGCCACAGAGGTGGGACACCCACTCAGGGAAGGAGGGTACTACCCCAGCGGGAATAACACAGTTAGGAGAAACTGCGTGGATGAGTCTCTGCGTGATGATTACTCACGGGAGGAAAGGTACTATGTGCACTACGAACCGATGATTCTAAgtagaaaggaaaaggagaaaaataaatcgacGTTTGGAGGTGTATGCGATGTGGATGCATACGGTGAGAGGGTAGACAACGGGCCAGTGTTCCTCTCTAGGGGGAAGAACCGTAacgggggaggagaaggagaaggagaaggagaagaagaaagagatAGAGATAGAGAAAGAGGCAGAGAAAGAGGTACAGAAAGAGGCAGAgatagaataaaaattgctGATGGGGAATACTACAAGGCACACGTGCAGGACAGTAATGATGTCATCCCCTTGGAAGGAAAAGACCTGATTGGTGGTGCCCCTTCGTCATATAAGGCGAGGGCGAAGAAGAGCAGAAGGGAAGTGAAGGACATCACCCAGGTGCAGAGCATCCATAGCGATGAAGGGTTGTCTCGTCAGATGGCCCCGCTGGATGGTGCACCTAAGATGGTCCAGCTAGATGGTGCACCTAAGATGGTCCAGCTAGACGATGCACCTAAGATGGCCCCGCTGGATGGCGCACCTAAGATGGCCTACACTCTGAGGTCGTCCAGAAAACACCCcacgaatgaaaaaattgaagaccCATACTGCTGCAAAGGGGAGAGTTACGaggcacaaaatggacgtGGTCTCGAGGGTGCCCCTGAGGAGGGCTTTGTTCTCTTCAAAACAGGTTTGGAAAGGAGGAGCGGGCCACATGAGGGGAGCGATCCACATGAGGGGAACAACCCCACCATGGGTGCATGTAACAATGGATGGTACCCAAAGAGCGGCAGGACGTATGCTGACATGGGTCGGAACATCACGCAAGGTGAGTCTTCCCAATTTAATAtgctccattttgagaaGGGAAACAATCCTGTGGAGCGAAGTGTAAACGATTATGTTGTGAGGAATGCTTTGTTGGACATGGATGACAGCGCACAGGTATTCGCAGAAATGGCTAGCAGGTGTGCACCTGTTGAGAAAAGTGGTCGTCTCCCCTTTGAGTCACTGCACCATGGGGAGGTCCCCTCAGTTGGGGCAATCGCAGCGGAGGGGGGTCTCCACTCCAGAACGAAGGAACAACACCCCGAACTGTTTAGCGGCAACCACTTTAAGACAAGTGGGAGGGCCTTCACACGGAACCGTCTCGAGGATGATATGAAT ATGGAGGGTTCAGTCAAGGAGATCCCCGTAGGTTGCGTAATTATG
- a CDS encoding hypothetical protein (putative) — protein sequence MHEIAKKKKKSVCSDKSCIADICLEQAEQSYNPFRNKLIDEEEGNHLKPAKWYMSHGHDSIHGKENLPNCESHVNSSLIDEQNVLARNDQHAHNNLSSNSTRIDSSDVFFPTKENGNSVKKECASYSPSISNSRKCECNENGKTGQEGSIKEGSNGDMPLGRRISGLSFSGGSAFGKEDEEVGEEEVDGDDVDGNEEGEEERDEEEKEAEHEKSDDDQIEGDQIEGDQSEGDQRGDERSGDERSGDERSGDERSDGERSDGERSDGEQSGDERSGDERSGDEQSDGDQRDEDQRKDEEADLPIDPTTTKETRPSQGSRRKDDRAVYVKREEQTAIEKKNMSKEKTNKYKDNLNLFNEVLKHKSELSYFHQKMMEDEQQHEQQDERQHERQANHLVRGDVRVNNDAHYDERVRSSNVVKLRQNGNAHLWNSSCSNAGAFSGKYDVAQVGVRSNNSTYSELVVDKNASFGGVPPASESNEGNGDDMNDTADSVKSVELNGSPNQRDGSTDSYRSTCSHDHLPSKGTQRGESNGAEKEGNEKKSLQKKRNSNLYSYLILENKKTQIQKVEMKINIKFKNIYFVKYKYVKCVVTNNSGMVVHSFTFCKNGTDLNAQNRLFKMYNKDKESFNMLHRDEVQVLLEELKRIAHTDVTFELVFDAQVVNGRVEISSSTFYRLSFYGVEEAPQKGVERDAKGTKSRETSAKLTKEKMSTQGRGISGTVAKVGAAKGKTPSGKAAHGEVINGKAAHGEVINGKAAHGKVTNGMAAYGNAANGNAANRKTANWNAANANAANRKAANKVINLSATKLASNHHPPTEPLKGATDQTAKSSAKPVTKPKEEKEKNSYIGFTILHLKYLYQMQEKGSMHLNISNNNNEEFDFVKNYSKEEHSHHLDGKAVEEMYSNNLSYVDKIGMLFKILFGHSLNISSQKIFLEYRFTSSDVSGWDPSEGDSSERHPDFKGILEMVQKGSVSNHLETKKGVEECMKNYLKTCSQQIYDEITISLLGLAERKGEHSDKVYCRKDVKSRYTHGRRPPFCNSPSDATIQGSSSKWKAGQSPYRQSPHRHSPHRHSPHIVRSAASREGTPYKEGSKVPNGGWDQHEDEEAVKRSIHKISEACLPDSCEISQRLKPHLVNMLKWVERKKEKNKRMEILEHIIRKYTIGFNDYLDFVELSNSNKAYRVYEENKKLKEYIKNCNGFFIDTLMRNHQEIQKLKHSNKTVNILYNKERMSNLGRRGTTKRDSSVVGGHLDEMGELDALVELDQLGAINMLEQKNDIFGSIISRRPVGNLSSSASTVKKGEQGCSPVCPDMTRQDNQSGNYHVGRKLEEFFSKRNYAKLAADGSRENKKTALLHGKSDWLKKGGLVLQDLQRRNSYSRSSPQLSSFSAFHFGNGGVLRTSRSSRSGRSGRSGRSGLASEHTCSHSCHLERGKSRVERAASRGGGGQTERTDQMGRSGPRDRSGPSDRNDRNERSDRNERSDRNDLSDRSRLLKFYSNPIGAALLARAPKKKEHSDATTSSLVKSSKDTHLHEKAKWSVWRRRTVGGNGAQGSRNGLVGVNAPSSSAQSSNHEIKPRQPLSALNKKSSTTICSGEAIHAGGTVRSSQKVKCERDKKGATTKGTRHAGDHHAEVNHAGKPPNGECNPSEARPDLQSQRCEREVSTTSCSKKNGPRDLPEGGGNHSANNPKGNLLRRTKNNYDTSEVLKKEYFHNAQMGSRKKGQATLPNYWVNLPRSEKGKGKANLAEGTNSSSSEGKSGESKITHAGEGENASVTSWRNESVTTLRGGKSETNTGRRSTHVGSNSDHVHGREKVTDSVITLGGANKVNHIDNVNYKKKYIEKIISTYEDYVIPIKGDDQRSQGRKICTIRSSSSKVQSPRGDTNGVRKKEEGVCTQKGSHRDDNAIKSIKEIIEYNLTRKGSFDLNGIEKKALLKNLHNSTVGSCVYPEGVKVGGQESHSKAVAGGEKRRAPNSKDAYILDLINKNLNKSFNQLDRIKKKMSEHLVV from the exons atgcacgaaatagcgaaaaaaaaaaaaaaatctgtgtGCAGTGACAAAAGTTGTATAGCGGATATCTGTTTAGAACAAGCAGAGCAAAGTTACAATCCTTTTAGGAATAAACTCATTGATGAAGAAGAGGGTAACCATTTGAAGCCTGCAAAGTGGTACATGTCGCACGGACATGACTCCATCCatgggaaagaaaatttaccAAACTGTGAGTCACACGTGAACAGTTCGCTGATAGACGAACAAAATGTGCTGGCGAGAAACGATCAACATGCGCATAATAACCTCTCAAGCAATTCCACACGCATAGACAGTTccgatgtttttttcccaacaAAGGAGAATGGGAACAGTGTCAAGAAGGAATGCGCCTCATATTCGCCAAGCATAAGTAACAGCCGAAAGTGTGAATGCAATGAAAATGGTAAAACTGGGCAAGAGGGAAGCATCAAGGAAGGGTCAAATGGAGACATGCCGCTTGGACGCAGGATAAGCGGATTAAGTTTTTCGGGCGGAAGTGCATTTGGGAAGGAGGACGAAGAGgtgggagaagaagaagtcgATGGTGACGACGTCGATGGtaatgaagaaggagaagaagaaagggacgaggaagaaaaagaagcggaACATGAAAAAAGCGATGATGATCAAATTGAGGGTGATCAAATTGAGGGTGACCAAAGCGAGGGGGATCAGCGTGGTGATGAACGAAGCGGTGATGAACGAAGCGGTGACGAACGAAGCGGTGACGAACGAAGCGATGGCGAACGAAGCGATGGCGAACGAAGCGATGGCGAACAAAGCGGTGACGAACGAAGCGGTGACGAACGAAGCGGTGACGAACAAAGTGATGGAGACCAACGCGATGAAGACCAACGGAAGGACGAAGAAGCAGACTTACCCATCGACCCCACAACCACAAAGGAAACGCGTCCTAGTCAAGGCAGCAGACGCAAGGATGACCGCGCTGTCTacgtaaaaagggaggaacaAACTgcaatagaaaaaaaaaacatgtccAAGGAAAAGACGAACAAGTATAAAGACaatttgaatttatttaatgaagTTTTAAAGCACAAAAGTGAGTTAAGCTATTTTCATCAAAAGATGATGGAGGATGAGCAGCAGCATGAACAGCAGGATGAACGGCAGCATGAGCGGCAGGCGAATCACCTCGTAAGAGGAGACGTACGTGTGAATAACGATGCCCACTATGACGAACGCGTGAGGAGTAGCAATGTAGTCAAATTAAGACAAAACGGAAATGCGCATCTGTGGAATAGCAGCTGTTCTAATGCTGGAGCCTTTTCAGGCAAGTACGATGTCGCGCAGGTGGGTGTGCGGTCTAATAATAGCACGTATAGTGAGCTCGTCGTGGATAAAAATGCCTCTTTTGGGGGAGTTCCCCCCGCAAGCGAAAGCAATGAGGGAAACGGAGACGACATGAATGATACCGCCGATTCAGTCAAATCGGTCGAATTGAACGGATCGCCAAATCAGCGTGATGGCAGCACCGACAGCTACCGCAGCACCTGCAGCCACGACCACCTCCCCTCGAAAGGGACCCAGAGGGGCGAATCCAACGGAGCGGAAAAAGAAGGTAACGAGAAGAAATCATTgcagaagaaaaggaactcAAACTTGTACAGCTATCTAATcctagaaaataaaaagacacaaatacaaaaagtagaaatgaaaataaatataaaatttaaaaatatttacttcGTAAAGTACAAGTATGTCAAATGTGTGGTGACTAACAACTCGGGTATGGTTGTTCACTCGTTcaccttttgcaaaaatggcacagATTTGAATGCACAGAATCggctttttaaaatgtataataaGGACAAAGAGAGCTTCAACATGCTGCATCGTGATGAGGTGCAGGTTCTCCTGGAGGAGCTGAAAAGAATAGCGCACACAGATGTCACATTTGAACTCGTGTTCGATGCGCAGGTGGTTAATGGGAGGGTCGAAATATCTTCATCAACG TTTTACAGGCTAAGTTTCTACGGCGTCGAGGAGGCGCCCCAGAAGGGGGTGGAGCGAGATGCGAAGGGGACGAAGAGCAGAGAGACGAGTGCAAAGCTAACTAAAGAGAAAATGAGTACCCAGGGCAGGGGAATCAGCGGGACGGTCGCTAAGGTTGGGGCTGCTAAGGGGAAAACTCCCAGCGGGAAGGCCGCTCACGGGGAGGTTATCAACGGGAAGGCCGCTCACGGGGAGGTTATCAACGGGAAGGCTGCTCATGGGAAGGTTACCAACGGGATGGCTGCTTACGGGAATGCCGCTAACGGGAATGCCGCTAACAGGAAGACCGCTAACTGGAATGCCGCTAACGCGAATGCCGCTAACAGGAAGGCCGCTAACAAGGTCATCAACCTGTCCGCGACTAAGCTTGCCTCTAACCACCACCCCCCCACTGAGCCGCTCAAAGGAGCAACGGACCAAACAGCCAAGAGCAGCGCCAAGCCTGTGACGAAAcccaaggaggaaaaagaaaagaactcCTACATAGGATTCACCATATTACACCTTAAGTACCTCTACCAGATGCAGGAGAAAGGATCGATGCATCTAAATATCTCGAATAACAACAACGAGGAGTTtgattttgtaaaaaactACAGCAAGGAGGAGCATTCACATCACTTGGATGGAAAAGCAGTTGAAGAAATGTACTCAAATAATTTGAGCTATGTAGACAAAATAGGgatgctttttaaaatattatttggtCATAGTTTGAATATCTCCTCtcagaaaattttcttgGAGTATCGATTCACTTCAAGTGATGTGAGTGGTTGGGATCCTAGTGAGGGTGACTCCTCTGAGAGACATCCCGATTTTAAGGGCATATTGGAAATggtgcaaaaggggagcgTGTCCAACCATTtagaaacgaaaaagggaGTGGAGGAATGCATGAAGAATTATCTCAAAACTTGTTCCCAGCAGATTTACGACGAAATTACCATTTCGCTACTTGGTTTGGCagagagaaaaggagaacatAGCGATAAGGTGTACTGTAGGAAGGACGTGAAGAGTAGATATACACATGGAAGAagaccccctttttgtaactCCCCAAGTGATGCCACCATTCAGGGTTCTTCCTCCAAATGGAAAGCTGGACAGTCTCCTTATAGGCAGTCTCCTCACAGACACTCTCCTCACAGACACTCTCCTCACATAGTGCGTAGCGCCGCTAGTAGGGAGGGAACCCCATACAAAGAGGGCAGTAAAGTACCCAATGGGGGATGGGACCAAcatgaagatgaagaagcggTAAAACGATCTATCCATAAAATTTCAGAGGCATGTCTACCCGACTCATGCGAAATATCACAGAGGTTAAAACCTCACCTGGTCAATATGTTGAAATGGGTAGAgagaaagaaggagaaaaacaaaagaatggAGATACTGGAACATATCATACGTAAATACACCATTGGCTTCAATGACTATCTCGATTTTGTGGAACTGAGCAACAGCAATAAGGCATACAGAGTTTATGAGGAGAATAAGAAGTTAAAGGAGTACATAAAAAACTGCAATGGTTTTTTTATCGACACCTTGATGAGGAACCATCAGGAGATACAAAAATTGAAGCACAGCAATAAAACTGTTAATATATTGTACAATAAGGAAAGAATGAGCAATTTGGGGAGAAGGGGGACAACCAAAAGGGACTCCTCCGTGGTGGGTGGTCATTTGGATGAGATGGGCGAGCTGGATGCGCTCGTCGAGCTAGATCAGTTAGGTGCGATAAACATgctggaacaaaaaaatgacatttttggCAGCATAATTAGTAGGAGACCCGTTGGGAATCTCTCCTCCTCAGCGAGCACAGTGAAGAAAGGAGAGCAGGGATGTTCCCCCGTTTGTCCAGACATGACAAGGCAGGATAATCAAAGTGGTAATTACCATGTGGGGAGAAAAttagaagaatttttttcgaaaagaaACTACGCGAAGTTAGCGGCGGATGGTAGTcgtgaaaacaaaaagactGCTCTTCTACATGGTAAGTCGGATTGGCTGAAAAAGGGTGGATTGGTCCTGCAAGACCTTCAAAGAAGAAACTCGTACAGTAGGTCGTCCCCTCAATTGAGCTCCTTTAGtgcgtttcattttggcAATGGCGGGGTGCTTAGAACCAGTCGGAGCAGCCGAAGCGGCCGAAGTGGCCGAAGTGGCCGAAGCGGACTCGCCAGCGAGCATACGTGTTCCCACTCGTGTCACCTCGAAAGGGGGAAGTCGCGCGTCGAGCGAGCAGCTTCACGAGGAGGGGGCGGCCAAACGGAGCGAACGGatcaaatggggagaagtggTCCAAGAGATCGAAGTGGTCCAAGCGATCGAAACGATCGAAATGAGCGAAGCGACCGAAATGAACGAAGCGACCGAAATGATCTCTCCGATCGAAGCCGCCTGCTGAAGTTCTACTCGAACCCGATCGGCGCAGCCCTCCTCGCGCGCGCGCcgaagaagaaggaacatAGTGATGCCACCACGAGCAGTCTTGTAAAGAGCTCAAAAGATACACATCTACATGAAAAGGCGAAATGGAGCGTGTGGAGACGTCGAACTGTTGGGGGGAATGGTGCGCAGGGAAGTAGGAATGGCCTTGTGGGGGTGAATGCCCCGTCTAGCTCTGCACAGTCCAGTAATCATGAAATAAAGCCAAGACAACCTCTTAGTGCGTTGAACAAAAAGAGTAGCACGACGATATGCAGTGGAGAAGCGATCCATGCTGGTGGCACTGTGAGGAGCAGCCAAAAGGTGAAGTGCGAGAGGGATAAAAAGGGCGCGACCACGAAAGGGACTCGCCACGCGGGGGACCACCACGCTGAGGTGAACCACGCTGGGAAGCCCCCCAACGGGGAATGCAACCCATCGGAAGCACGCCCCGATTTGCAGAGTCAAAGATGCGAACGGGAGGTGTCCACAACCAGTTGCAGCAAGAAAAATGGTCCAAGAGACCTCCCTGAAGGAGGTGGTAACCATAGTGCAAATAACCCTAAGGGGAATCTCCtcagaaggacaaaaaacaACTACGACACGAGCGAGGTGTTAAAGAAGGAGTACTTTCATAATGCGCAGATGGGGTCAAGGAAGAAGGGTCAGGCTACCTTGCCCAATTATTGGGTGAACCTTCCGAGAagtgaaaaagggaaaggaaaggcaAACCTAGCCGAGGGGACGAATAGCAGTTCGAGTGAGGGCAAATCTGGTGAGTCGAAGATAACGCATGCAGGGGAAGGTGAAAACGCATCCGTCACAAGTTGGAGAAACGAATCCGTGACAACGTTGAGAGGTGGTAAGTCGGAGACCAATACGGGAAGGAGATCTACACACGTGGGTTCAAATTCCGATCACGTGCATGGGAGGGAAAAAGTAACAGACTCGGTAATCACCCTTGGAGGAGCAAACAAGGTTAACCACATAGACAAcgtaaattacaaaaaaaaatatatcgaaaaaattatatcaacATATGAGGATTATGTTAT
- a CDS encoding hypothetical protein (putative) — protein MRINKKDEIVNVLFTVFLLATQQICLLYGILNSARSNNMYLLFLIVDVFLCVYIVLSLYDENNAGVKISIQWMMYMTTLSTKMAIFCFLIKNEKKSSDQKSLLFTYLSNDVLVYNLLYLTPFIYLLFSLRSRNILENILNNKIVVENILSIDVNIINLFDLIDLIFMYSHLTNLYKILDHVKTYSFQNVLIMLIVVLVDISLFGFYFPIYTNIDKSYSYSQESVGMLKGERPGEGGRSRDKGTKRDGKKTKHSKIIKQKKRIHQSDSYGKYEMGERKKGNFLYATNGGSGSTTIGRSGSTTIGRSGSISVGRSGSISIGRSGSTAIGGSVGGRSSASRQSSAGSFLSRGSSIRVQSGSHSSVRSRRRATVINPTNVRSGANVSFLDKSNMRYMKTNGVSKFFYSENGTNMGVVEKMNPPSSSLVSNNSKESTYASSNMSKELLSRDFSTSSFSSSSANSSYLSLHESNLGSSHSASSTSSSSYLPSLLSFSSNENKTKSSKSYHQKYKDVYTDVYITAKFHFIVGFLLIDVPFFIYRLLFCLKHKMMLTLIVKNVLFLLFRSYKLNEYRLVEKEKYKKNKSNLDFDFYNLFSVDSEGKLRMAKFWKTEETQKARETDEHAR, from the exons ATGaggataaacaaaaaggacGAAATCGTGAACGTGTTGTTCACCGTGTTTCTGCTAGCCACTCAGCAGATCTGCCTTCTCTACGGAATACTGAACAGCGCGAGAAGTAACAACATGTACCTGCTGTTCCTAATCGTGGATGTCTTCCTATGCGTGTACATTGTGCTGAGCCTTTACGATGAAAACAACGCAGGGGTCAAAATATCCATCCAATGGATGATGTACATGACCACATTGAGTACAAAAATGgccatattttgttttctcataaaaaatgaaaaaaaaagcagtgaCCAAAAGAGCCTTCTTTTCACATATCTATCGAATGATGTGTTAGTATACAACTTGCTCTATTTGACTCCATTCATCTATCTCTTGTTCTCTCTGAGAAGTAGAAATATATTGGAGAATATCCTGAACAACAAAATAGTCGTAGAAAATATCCTCAGTATTGATGTGAACATAATAAACCTATTCGATCTCATCGACTTAATTTTCATGTATTCCCATTTGACCAAtctgtacaaaatattggACCATGTGAAGACCTATAGCTTCCAAAACGTACTTATAATGCTTATCGTTGTACTCGTGGATATTTCTCTCTTTGGATTTTACTTCCCTATTTATACTAATATAGACAAATCCTACTCGTACAGCCAGGAGTCGGTAGGGATGCTTAAGGGAGAGAGACCTGGGGAAGGGGGTAGATCGAGGGACAAAGGTACCAAACGAGATGGtaagaaaacaaaacataGCAAAATAATCAAACAGAAGAAGCGTATTCACCAAAGTGACTCATATGGTAAGTACGAAATgggggagaggaaaaagggTAATTTTCTTTACGCCACTAATGGGGGAAGTGGTAGTACCACAATTGGGAGAAGTGGCAGCACGACAATTGGGAGAAGTGGCAGCATCTCAGTTGGGAGAAGTGGCAGTATCTCAATTGGAAGAAGTGGCAGCACTGCAATTGGGGGAAGTGTCGGAGGCAGAAGCAGCGCGAGTCGACAGAGTAGTGCAGGTAGCTTTCTCAGCAGAGGAAGCAGTATACGTGTTCAAAGCGGAAGCCATAGCAGTGTTCGCAGTCGGAGAAGAGCTACTGTAATAAATCCAACAAATGTGCGAAGTGGAGCAAATGTATCATTTTTGGATAAGTCCAACATGAGGTACATGAAGACAAACGGAGTTTCTAAATTCTTTTACTCGGAGAATGGCACAAACATGGGAgtggtagaaaaaatgaaccccccctcctcctctttggTTTCCAACAACTCAAAGGAATCCACGTACGCATCATCCAACATGTCAAAGGAGTTACTCTCAAGGGACTTTTCAACTtcgtctttttcttcatcctctgCGAATTCATCATATTTGTCATTACATGAATCTAACTTGGGCTCCTCTCACTCTGCGTCCTCCACATCCTCCTCGTCCTACCTGCCGTCTCTCCTGTCCTTCTCCTCCAATGAGAACAAGACCAAGTCTAGTAAATCTTACCACCAGAAATATAAGGATGTCTACACGGACGTGTACATAACGGCTAAGTTTCATTTCATCGTGGGGTTCCTCCTCATCGACGTGCCCTTTTTCATATACAG ACTGCTCTTCTGCCTGAAGCACAAAATGATGCTGACACTCATCGTGAAGAACGTCCTGTTCCTGCTGTTCCGATCGTACAAGCTGAACGAGTACCGGCTAgtcgagaaggaaaaatacaaaaagaacaaaagcAATCTAGATTTCGACTTTTACAACCTGTTCAGCGTAGATTCGGAGGGGA AGCTGCGAATGGCCAAGTTCTGGAAGACGGAGGAGACGCAAAAAGCAAGAGAGACCGACGAGCACGCaaggtga